From Mustela nigripes isolate SB6536 chromosome 13, MUSNIG.SB6536, whole genome shotgun sequence, one genomic window encodes:
- the SCAMP5 gene encoding secretory carrier-associated membrane protein 5 produces the protein MAEKVNNFPPLPKFIPLKPCFYQDFEADIPPQHLSMTKRLYYLWMLNSVTLAVNLVGCLAWLIGGGGATNFGLAFLWLILFTPCSYVCWFRPIYKAFKTDSSFSFMAFFFTFMAQMVISIIQAVGIPGWGVCGWIATISFFGTNVGSAVVMLIPTIMFTVVAVFSFIALSMVHKFYRGSGGSFSKAQEEWTTGAWKNPHVQQAAQNAAMGAAQGAMNQPQTQYSATPNYTYSNEM, from the exons ATGGCAG AAAAAGTGAACAACTTCCCTCCATTGCCCAAATTCATCCCCCTGAAGCCATGTTTCTACCAAGACTTTGAGGCAGACATTCCTCCCCAGCATCTCAGCATGACCAAGCGCCTCTACTACCTCTGGATGT TGAACAGCGTCACGCTGGCCGTGAACCTGGTAGGCTGTCTCGCGTGGCTGATCGGAGGCGGGGGAGCCACCAACTTTGGCCTCGCCTTTCTCTGGCTCATCCTCTTCACACCCTGCTCCTACGTCTGCTGGTTTCGGCCCATTTACAAGGCCTTCAA GACTGACAGCTCCTTCAGCTTCATGGCGTTCTTCTTCACCTTCATGGCCCAGATGGTCATCAGCATCATCCAAGCCGTGGGCATCCCAGGCTGGGGCGTCTG TGGCTGGATCGCTACCATCTCCTTCTTCGGAACAAATGTTGGCTCAGCAGTGGTGATGCTCATTCCCACCATCATGTTCACGGTTGTGGCTGTGTTTTCCTTCATTGCCCTCAGCATG GTTCATAAATTCTACCGGGGCAGTGGGGGGAGTTTCAGCAAAGCTCAGGAGGAGTGGACCACGGGGGCATGGAAGAACCCACACGTGCAGCAGGCGGCCCAGAATGCAGCCATGGGGGCAGCCCAGGGTGCCATGAATCAGCCGCAGACTCAGTATTCCGCCACCCCCAACTACACATACTCCAATGAGATGTGA